A DNA window from Candidatus Melainabacteria bacterium contains the following coding sequences:
- a CDS encoding SGNH/GDSL hydrolase family protein, whose protein sequence is MTPLMTPQQVKTESETQDITLPPGAPKAKKRWLLRTGEFIILLILAVLVLETFFKFAGIGEQEFLQPDKQLGSKHIPGKLVTWRMEGYSHDKLSSSGLRDSEHQISKSPGVRRIALLGDSSTEGMQVPLNETYGKVVERLLNEGGQKYEVINFACSGYSTGQQLLQYERDVRQYHPDIVLLLYNRGDSVENIFTPGPTVLSQPRPYFYLDANNQLQMDPSVLEACSSKLKPHPFWDYLKENSRIYGVISATGLVLSINEHNYRKWMGWLTNLTNAFVKNDRPSTWTVPYAKQNPDNVTEALLTRINKEITADGGKFALIIFPNVVQDPDLQRQQSLFELLAHRQNFAFLDLTRPFFDADFHSYFLEYHFSSRGHAFVAQQLEPLIEKLSARHDLDATQNGEAPVNQQDRRN, encoded by the coding sequence ATGACACCACTTATGACACCACAGCAAGTAAAGACAGAATCAGAAACGCAGGACATCACACTGCCTCCAGGCGCTCCAAAAGCCAAGAAACGATGGCTTCTCCGCACTGGCGAGTTCATCATCTTGTTAATTCTGGCGGTTCTTGTTTTAGAAACATTTTTCAAATTTGCAGGAATCGGGGAACAAGAATTTCTCCAACCCGACAAACAGCTCGGCTCGAAGCACATTCCGGGCAAACTTGTCACATGGCGCATGGAAGGCTATTCGCACGACAAACTCAGCTCATCAGGATTGCGCGACAGCGAGCACCAGATAAGCAAATCACCTGGCGTGAGAAGGATCGCATTGCTTGGTGATTCATCGACCGAAGGCATGCAAGTTCCTCTCAACGAAACCTACGGCAAAGTCGTAGAGAGGCTCTTGAACGAGGGCGGACAAAAGTACGAAGTTATAAATTTCGCCTGTTCGGGCTACTCGACAGGACAGCAGCTGTTGCAGTACGAGCGCGACGTGCGCCAATACCACCCCGACATCGTTCTCTTGCTCTACAACAGAGGCGATTCAGTCGAAAACATTTTTACGCCGGGACCAACGGTGCTTTCTCAACCAAGACCGTACTTTTACCTCGACGCAAACAATCAGTTACAGATGGATCCAAGCGTGCTTGAAGCCTGCAGCAGCAAGCTAAAACCTCATCCTTTCTGGGACTACCTGAAAGAGAACAGTCGCATTTACGGAGTTATCTCGGCGACGGGTTTAGTGTTGAGCATCAACGAACACAATTACAGGAAGTGGATGGGCTGGTTAACCAATCTAACCAACGCGTTTGTGAAGAATGACAGACCATCGACATGGACAGTACCTTATGCCAAACAAAACCCGGACAATGTTACCGAAGCCCTGCTCACCAGAATAAACAAGGAAATCACCGCAGACGGTGGCAAGTTCGCCTTGATTATCTTTCCTAACGTTGTTCAGGATCCTGACTTACAACGGCAGCAAAGTTTATTCGAGCTCCTGGCTCATCGTCAAAACTTTGCATTTCTCGATCTGACCCGACCATTTTTCGATGCTGATTTCCATTCATACTTCCTGGAGTACCACTTCTCATCCAGGGGTCATGCTTTCGTTGCCCAGCAACTAGAACCACTAATCGAAAAACTATCGGCTCGACACGACCTGGACGCTACACAAAATGGAGAAGCTCCGGTGAATCAACAAGACCGTCGCAATTAG
- a CDS encoding MBOAT family protein, with the protein MLFNSFTYLVFLPIVVLLYWVLPEKFRRTLLLVASYIFYMNWMPAYGLLILALTLVNYAIGIAIDKHREKGKSLLTAGLVFNLGCLCFFKYANFLVDSVVQSVNWITHTAGAQAATLQSPALKIILPLGISFFTFEFIHYITDIYRGHKPVKNIRDFALFAAFFPSQIAGPIKRFQDFIHQLDEKIVFKFQNFYDGLFLIFQGLFKKIVLGDNLGAVVNAGFSHIDKLGMLDAWIAVAGFTFQIFFDFAGYTDIGRGSALLFGYKVPENFNLPFLAANLTDFWRRWHMSLSTWLRDYLFIPLGGSRGSAWKVRRNVFITMVLGGLWHGAAWHYVIWGAFHGMGLVLSKEWHDLVSKIPALTKLRPTPIWHCAGIAFTIFFLFQAGILFRADGLPQAFAIAQKMYIPAASGIVVDSFLSSCLPLALSLYWCFLLIKAFFEKSSNKYAAAVLHWWLNSAPAQTVAYLSIAIVILGFAPMQVAPFIYFQF; encoded by the coding sequence ATGCTGTTCAACAGCTTTACATATCTAGTTTTTCTGCCGATCGTTGTCTTGCTTTACTGGGTGCTGCCGGAAAAATTCCGCCGCACACTACTTTTGGTGGCAAGCTACATTTTCTACATGAACTGGATGCCGGCTTACGGCTTGCTGATATTGGCTCTCACACTGGTCAATTACGCAATCGGCATTGCCATCGACAAACACCGTGAAAAAGGAAAATCTCTTTTGACGGCGGGTCTGGTTTTCAACCTCGGATGCCTTTGCTTCTTTAAGTACGCAAATTTTCTGGTCGATTCAGTGGTGCAATCCGTCAATTGGATCACTCACACAGCAGGCGCTCAGGCTGCCACTCTCCAGAGCCCTGCTTTGAAGATCATTTTGCCGCTCGGCATTTCATTTTTCACTTTTGAATTCATTCATTACATTACAGATATCTATCGCGGCCACAAACCAGTAAAAAACATTCGCGACTTCGCTCTTTTTGCAGCCTTCTTTCCTTCGCAAATCGCAGGACCAATCAAGCGTTTTCAGGATTTTATCCACCAGCTCGATGAAAAAATCGTCTTCAAATTTCAAAATTTCTACGACGGATTATTCCTCATCTTTCAGGGACTCTTCAAAAAAATTGTACTGGGAGACAATCTGGGAGCCGTTGTGAATGCGGGTTTCAGTCACATCGACAAACTTGGCATGCTGGATGCATGGATCGCCGTTGCTGGATTTACGTTTCAAATCTTTTTCGACTTCGCCGGTTACACAGATATAGGAAGAGGCTCCGCGCTTCTCTTTGGCTACAAGGTTCCAGAGAATTTCAACTTACCGTTTCTGGCGGCCAACTTGACTGACTTCTGGAGACGCTGGCACATGTCTCTCTCCACATGGCTACGTGACTACCTTTTCATCCCACTAGGCGGTTCTCGTGGAAGCGCATGGAAAGTGCGAAGAAACGTATTCATTACGATGGTGCTGGGTGGATTATGGCACGGTGCAGCCTGGCACTACGTGATCTGGGGGGCGTTTCACGGCATGGGACTGGTGCTATCGAAAGAGTGGCACGATCTGGTTTCCAAAATTCCTGCGCTGACCAAGTTGCGCCCAACGCCCATCTGGCACTGCGCCGGCATAGCTTTCACAATCTTCTTTCTGTTCCAGGCTGGAATTCTATTTAGAGCCGATGGACTGCCTCAAGCATTCGCCATAGCGCAGAAGATGTACATTCCAGCAGCATCCGGCATAGTCGTCGACAGCTTCCTCTCATCATGCTTACCCCTGGCACTTTCGCTTTACTGGTGCTTCCTTCTAATCAAAGCCTTCTTTGAAAAGAGCAGCAATAAATATGCCGCCGCCGTCCTGCACTGGTGGCTAAACTCGGCTCCAGCTCAAACAGTTGCCTATTTAAGCATCGCAATTGTAATTTTGGGATTTGCACCCATGCAAGTTGCTCCCTTTATATACTTCCAATTCTGA
- a CDS encoding biopolymer transporter ExbD, which yields MAIGGRAGEVFTEINVTPLTDVFLVLLVIMILIAPLVNTTVLKVEPPKRGGSPSPPSKGPKIDVTVTASGQIMLNGKPVNPPDTTGVAAAIKAEQTTAGQTDIPLNLQSEGDALQKYVVAVMDAAAGCGIKQLNVLPLKN from the coding sequence ATGGCAATTGGCGGTCGCGCCGGCGAAGTATTTACCGAAATCAATGTCACTCCGCTCACCGACGTGTTTCTGGTGCTGCTCGTAATCATGATCTTGATTGCACCACTGGTAAACACCACTGTTTTGAAAGTTGAACCGCCCAAGCGTGGTGGCTCACCCAGCCCACCCAGCAAGGGACCGAAAATAGACGTAACAGTAACAGCCAGCGGTCAGATCATGCTGAACGGAAAACCCGTCAATCCGCCCGATACAACCGGTGTCGCAGCAGCGATCAAGGCCGAACAAACCACCGCAGGGCAAACCGATATTCCTCTCAATCTTCAGTCTGAAGGCGACGCTTTGCAAAAGTATGTCGTTGCTGTTATGGACGCGGCAGCTGGATGCGGCATCAAACAGTTGAATGTCCTTCCGCTCAAGAACTAG
- a CDS encoding alpha/beta hydrolase — protein sequence MRPPGVTIMKKSTKLMAGFALADLVLWIALSPRFATRLYHSKLFKSNGVRGSMDLVRQYDEVETSPIDFQAKDGTPLRGWLYKHPTSKKVFIYNQGRSSDLGKALNYAKVMLAAGASVFSYEYRGFGDTPGEPSVVGICEDGLTAYDYVVEQLGYEPEDIIIYGESLGAGVAAYVSERRKAAGLVLQSGFASLERIGKDMFAALRVYPSWLFPRPKLDNARAVTKNHPPLLVIHGVHDEVIPVHHSRLIFDGASGSKQLVHLPNSGHTDLVEADGPAFVGALQNFLTALA from the coding sequence TTGCGCCCTCCAGGGGTAACTATCATGAAAAAGTCCACCAAGCTCATGGCCGGCTTCGCTCTGGCTGACCTTGTTCTCTGGATTGCCCTCTCACCTCGTTTCGCCACCAGGCTGTATCACTCCAAGCTCTTCAAGAGCAACGGTGTGCGCGGCTCGATGGACCTGGTTCGCCAGTACGACGAGGTGGAAACTTCGCCCATCGACTTCCAGGCGAAGGACGGCACTCCTCTTCGAGGCTGGTTATACAAGCATCCGACCAGCAAGAAGGTTTTCATTTACAACCAGGGTCGCAGCAGTGACCTGGGTAAGGCGCTGAACTACGCGAAGGTGATGTTGGCGGCTGGTGCTTCGGTTTTCTCTTACGAGTACCGCGGCTTCGGCGACACGCCAGGAGAGCCTTCCGTGGTCGGTATATGCGAAGACGGTCTGACCGCGTATGACTACGTGGTCGAGCAGCTCGGCTATGAACCAGAGGACATCATCATCTACGGTGAGTCGCTCGGTGCCGGGGTTGCTGCCTACGTTTCTGAACGCCGCAAGGCTGCCGGACTCGTACTCCAGTCTGGCTTCGCATCGCTCGAGCGCATCGGCAAAGACATGTTCGCTGCGCTCAGGGTCTACCCGAGTTGGCTGTTCCCTCGTCCGAAGCTGGATAACGCCAGGGCGGTGACCAAAAATCACCCGCCCCTGCTGGTTATCCACGGGGTTCACGATGAAGTCATCCCCGTCCATCACTCGCGCCTCATCTTCGACGGCGCCAGTGGCTCCAAGCAACTGGTTCATCTGCCCAACTCCGGTCACACCGACCTGGTCGAGGCTGATGGTCCGGCGTTCGTAGGTGCGCTCCAGAACTTCCTGACCGCGCTTGCGTAG